GTCCGTCAGCTCCAGGATGCGCTCGGCGATCCGCTCGATGCCGGCCTGCAAGAGCATCTGGAGCGAGGCGCCGAAGGCCGTGATCCCCGCCATGTTGTACGCTCCGCCTTCGTAGCGTCCCGCGTGGGGCTTGAGGGTGAAATCGATGCGGGAAAACTCCCAGGGCCGGACCACGCTAAACGCCCCTACGCCGAGCGGATGGAGCATCTCCAGCTTCTCCCGGCGGATGTAGGCAATGCCGGCGCCTTCCGGGCCGAGCAGCCATTTGTGGCCGTCCGCGGCCAGCGCGTCGATCGGCAGCGCCTGGACATCGAGGGGGAAGGCGCCGAGGGACTGAATGGCATCGACGAAGAAAAAGATGCCGCGCTTCTGGCAGAACTCGCCCAGGGCGGCCAGGTCGTTGCGGAAGCCGCTGGCAAACTCCACCGAGGAAATGCTGAGGACCCGCGTGCGGCTGTCACAGGCGGCGTAGAGGTCTTCCAGCAGCAGGCGCGCTCCCCGGCTGGGGACCCGTCGCACTTCCACGCCGCGAGGGGCCAGATTCAGCCACGGATACTGATTGGCCGGGTACTCCTCCGCCGCCAGGACCACATTATCCCCCGCCTGCCAGGGGAACCCTTCCGCAATCAGGTTGATGCCCCAGGTGGTGTTCGGGATGAAGCAGATGTCTTCCGGGCTGGGGGCATGGAGGAGTTGGGCAGCGAGGATGCGGACCTGCTCCACGCGGTCGAACCAAATCCGGAAAGCGGCCACGCCATTTTCCGCGAGGCTCTGGGCGTACTGGTGCAGGGCGGCGGCCGCGCAGCGCGGCAAAGGCGCCACCGCTGCGTGATCGAGAAAGGCCCAGCGTCCGGTGACGGCTGCAAACTCATCCCGCAAGGCTGTCCAGTCCATGCTTGGCTCCCGCTTGGCCCGGAAGAGCGCCGCTGCCTTGCCCCCCGCCGGCCTGTGGCCTCCGTCTTAGCCTGGGATTCCGGGGTCTGTCGCTCGTCGGTCTCAGGTTCAGGTTCCCCTCGAGGTCCACGCTTCAAGGGCGGCGGCCAGTGGGGCGAGCACTCTCTGGGTATGGTTATACCGCTGATCGGGGATGAGTCCTACAATCCCTCCAGGGCGGCCGTCAGAGCAGAGGGGGGAAGGAGGACAAGAGTGTTCGACGATCCGGAACGGACGGCTTATGATGTACGTTTCCGCTGTCTGGGGTTTCCGGTGCGGGTGCATCCGCTGTTCTGGCTGGTGGCGGCGCTCTTGGGCGGCTCGTTTCTCCAGATGGGTTTGCTCTACTGGCTGCTCTGGATCGCTGTGGTGTTTGTGGCCGTGCTGGTCCATGAGTTGGGGCATGCGCTGGCTTACCGTTATCATGGGAGTGCGGCGGCGATCATTTTGTGGATGTTTGGCGGCCTGACCGTGGCGGATCGCGTTCCCTATCGGCGGGGTGCGCGGATTGTGGTGACTTTGGCCGGTCCCTTCGCAGGGTTTGCTCTGGCGGCGGTGCTTTACGGTCTGGCCCGCCTCACCCCCTGGCCGGTCCGCGGCGCCCCCACCGAGCTGGCCTTCACCTACCACCTGCTGATCGTCGTCAATTTGTACTGGGGGATTTTCAATCTTCTGCCGGTCTATCCTCTCGATGGCGGGCAGGTCTGCCGGGAGGTGTGCGAAGGTTGGCGGGCAGGGGCAGGCCGGTATCTGTCCCTCCAGATTTCCCTCTGGACCGCTTCCCTCCTCGCTCTTTACGGCCTGCTGGGATGGTGGGAAGAGCTGCGCGGCGGCGGACCTTTGTCCCGCGTCCTTCCTCCGTGGGTTCCCCTCGGCTCGTGGTGGACGGCCTTGCTCTTCGGGCTGCTCGCCTGGCAAAGCTATCAGCTTCTGCAACACGAACGTTACCGCCGCTGGTGAGGGGCGGGTCAGGTGCCGGGATGTTTGTTGTTCGGGCCAAGGCGGGAGAGGCGCTGGAGACGTTCCCAGAGTTCAGCTTCGGCGGATTCGGTCCAGACCACGTCGGGGGCTTGGCGAAAGCCGCCTTCGGCGGTGAAGCGGGCTTGGGGGATGCGGCTGAGGGAAAGCGTGCTGAGGATGCGCGAGCCGTGACGCAGTTCCAAGCTGGTCAGTTGCGGGAAATCCTGGAAGTGGAACAGGCCGGGGATGTAGGGGGTGGGGGCGTCGGTGACCAGGACGCATTCCTGGCGCAGGCGGCGGAGACGGGGGGCTTGCGAAGTTAGGGCGTAAAACGTCAGCGGAAGCAGACCGGCGGAACCGGGAGGCGCTTGCAACAGGAAACAGGGGGCGAAGAGGCCCGATTCGTGCGGCAGGGAAGCCTCCGTATGGCGGACCCACCCCCGGTTCGTGTTCAGGTAGAAACAGGCATCGCGGAGGACCACCTGGTGCTCCCATTCCTGGGGCGGCAGGAAGGTGATGGTTTCCGCATGCCCAGAGTATCCCGTGGTGCGCCATTGCCAGTGGCACTGCTGGCTCTGGAGCAGGGCTTGGGGAAAGGGGACGGCGAGCAGGGCTTCCGTGTCCAGTTGCTGGGATGCGGTGAGGACCAGGGGCAGCTCGAAGTGGGGGCCGTTCGGCAGACCCTGGACGAACAGGTGGGGTTGCAGGGAGGCCAGCGGCAGGAGGCGGTGGGGGGAACTGACGAGGACGGCGGCGGCCAATCCCCGCAGCGAACGACGGCTGAAACAGCGGGCCGTGACCGCTTTCTGCCGCCAGCGCATGGCCACGCCCCAGCTCCGCCAACGCACACTGCGCAGGTAATCCTCTTGCGTCAAGCGCGGCAGCGTCAGGTTCAGCAGCGTGTAATCGCGCCAGCAGAATTGCACGGCGGCCGGCCAGACGGCCGACAAGGGGAAGCGGAACTCCAGGCGGTACAGACCCGGCTGCACGCGCTGAATGTCCTGGCAGGGGAGAGGGGTTTCGCTGGTTCCGTGGAGGGTGAAGTCCGTGCGGCGGCAGGCGAGCAGGTCCGAGCCGGCGAGGGTGATCTCCAGCCGGACGGCTTCCGCCACCCAGGGAATGGCGTCCGCCGGGGCCACCAGGCCCAAATGCTCGTAGCTCCAGCGGAAGGAGCGCAGGCCGGCACGCAGCGCCATGCACTGGCTGCGGTCAGGGCGGTGCCAGTCGAGCCAGCGCCTGATCGAGGGCCACATCCAACGCCTCCCCAGGACCGACGCCGCGATCCCGGACCGAACAGAGCAAACAGGTGGGCGAACGGGCGATGCGGAAGCGGTAGCTGCGGAATGGCTCGTCGAAGATGCCTTCGACCCGCTGCAAGCTCCACAGCAGGGAAGTGAAGCCGAGGGGGGATTCCTTCGTCCCCTCCCCATCCTTCGCCCCGCCGCTCTCCTTCGCTTCCTCCTTCTTCTTCTCCTCGTCCTTGCCCCAGACAGCTTGAAGCAGCTCGCGCGTGACGAGAGCATGCAGCGAGGCGATGGCATGGATGGCAGCGGCGGACGCGGGAATGGTCAACTCCGCTTGGGCCGCCTGCGGTTGGGAGTAATCCGGCGGCGGCGACGGCGGCGCTTCCACCACTTCCCGTTGGAGGTAACTGGCCACGCAGCCATAGCAGGGGCCTTCCGGCACAAAACAATGGACCCAGCCGCCGATCCCCCCGCTGAGCACTTCGCCGAGCGTCCAGGGCCGGCCCGCCCGGCGCATCAGCGCGTCGAAGGCATACTTGGCCGGTTCGTTGTCCACCGCGCAGATTCCCACATCGCAAGCCTGGGCCGCTGCCGCGAGTTCCCCTTGCCAGGCCGCATCATGCAGGTTGCAGGCGAACGTCTGCACCGCCAGATCGGGCCGGCGTTCGCGCACCCATTCCGCCGCCACCTCCACCTTCCGCCGTCCAATGGCGGAGGGGGGAAACAGATGCCGGACGACGTTATGCGGAGCATACACATCCGGTTCCACCAGCACGATCTGCTCGATCTGGCTGTCTCGGCAGAGCAGGTCCAACACGACCATGCCGCCGCTGCCGACTCCAGCTTGGAACAGTCGGGCCATGGCCATCTCCTGAAGCGCGCAGGGGATGCGGTTGCGGCTGCCGTGCCGTCGGTGGTATCGGGGCGAGCGTTGGCCGGGCAAGTGGGGCTTGGCTGTGAGGCGGCAGGGCACAAGAGGGGAAGCTGCGCCGCCGCGGCTTGCGCCGGCCCGGTGGGGGAATGGGTCGCTTCCCCCAGCTCATTTGGCTTCCGGCAGGGGCCATTCCCCGGTTTCGTACCAGACCTCGTAGCAAGCCAGCCAGCGCCAGGCCGCCAGCACGGCAAAGACGCAGGTGAAGCGGGCGGGGTCCCACCGGCTGCTCGCCCGCGTCGAGCCTTGCCGCCACAAGCAGAGCGTTTGACCGTCCAGTAAGTGCGGACAGTGCTTCAGCGGCGTGAGGATCCGCGTCTCCGGCGGCACGAGGGGATAGCTGGAGAGCAGCCGCGTCTCGCACTGGTAAATGTTGTGGCACGGCTTGAGACGGTAGGACAGGATCAGCATGCTGTCCTTCCGGTGCACCGTGATGCGATAGTGCGGGTCGCGCCCCTCGTTGTACGCCTC
The genomic region above belongs to Thermogemmata fonticola and contains:
- a CDS encoding ThiF family adenylyltransferase, which codes for MARLFQAGVGSGGMVVLDLLCRDSQIEQIVLVEPDVYAPHNVVRHLFPPSAIGRRKVEVAAEWVRERRPDLAVQTFACNLHDAAWQGELAAAAQACDVGICAVDNEPAKYAFDALMRRAGRPWTLGEVLSGGIGGWVHCFVPEGPCYGCVASYLQREVVEAPPSPPPDYSQPQAAQAELTIPASAAAIHAIASLHALVTRELLQAVWGKDEEKKKEEAKESGGAKDGEGTKESPLGFTSLLWSLQRVEGIFDEPFRSYRFRIARSPTCLLCSVRDRGVGPGEALDVALDQALARLAPP
- a CDS encoding site-2 protease family protein, which gives rise to MFDDPERTAYDVRFRCLGFPVRVHPLFWLVAALLGGSFLQMGLLYWLLWIAVVFVAVLVHELGHALAYRYHGSAAAIILWMFGGLTVADRVPYRRGARIVVTLAGPFAGFALAAVLYGLARLTPWPVRGAPTELAFTYHLLIVVNLYWGIFNLLPVYPLDGGQVCREVCEGWRAGAGRYLSLQISLWTASLLALYGLLGWWEELRGGGPLSRVLPPWVPLGSWWTALLFGLLAWQSYQLLQHERYRRW
- a CDS encoding aminotransferase class V-fold PLP-dependent enzyme — encoded protein: MDWTALRDEFAAVTGRWAFLDHAAVAPLPRCAAAALHQYAQSLAENGVAAFRIWFDRVEQVRILAAQLLHAPSPEDICFIPNTTWGINLIAEGFPWQAGDNVVLAAEEYPANQYPWLNLAPRGVEVRRVPSRGARLLLEDLYAACDSRTRVLSISSVEFASGFRNDLAALGEFCQKRGIFFFVDAIQSLGAFPLDVQALPIDALAADGHKWLLGPEGAGIAYIRREKLEMLHPLGVGAFSVVRPWEFSRIDFTLKPHAGRYEGGAYNMAGITAFGASLQMLLQAGIERIAERILELTDYLCEQAQRRGWTVFSSRLEKEKSGIVSLIHPVWPAREVVRRCRERGVVVNARAERVRVSPHAYNTRDEIDRFLDAATP